The proteins below are encoded in one region of Streptomyces cyanogenus:
- the coaBC gene encoding bifunctional phosphopantothenoylcysteine decarboxylase/phosphopantothenate--cysteine ligase CoaBC: MDKPRVVLGVSGGIAAYKACELLRRLTESGHDVRVVPTASALHFVGAATWSALSGNPVSTEVWDDVHEVPHVRIGQHADLVVVAPATADMLAKAAHGLADDLLTNTLLTARCPVVFAPAMHTEMWEHPATQENVATLRRRGAVVVEPAVGRLTGVDTGKGRLPDPAEIFEVCRRVLARGVTEPDLAGRHVVVSAGGTREPLDPVRFLGNRSSGKQGYALARTAAARGARVTLISANTGLPDPAGVDVVRVGTAVQLREAVLKAAADADAVVMAAAVADFRPAVYAAGKIKKKDGQDPDPVVLVRNPDVLAEISADRARPGQVIVGFAAETDDVLANGRTKLARKGCDLLVVNEVGERRTFGAEENEAVVLGADGSETPVPHGPKEALADTVWDLVVRRLG, translated from the coding sequence GTGGACAAGCCGAGGGTCGTGCTGGGGGTCAGTGGCGGCATCGCCGCCTACAAGGCCTGTGAGCTGCTGAGGAGGCTCACGGAGTCGGGCCATGACGTCCGCGTGGTGCCCACCGCCTCCGCGCTGCACTTCGTCGGCGCCGCCACCTGGTCCGCCCTCTCCGGCAACCCGGTCTCGACCGAGGTCTGGGACGACGTCCACGAGGTCCCGCACGTCCGCATCGGCCAGCACGCCGACCTGGTGGTCGTGGCGCCGGCCACCGCCGACATGCTCGCCAAGGCCGCCCACGGCCTCGCCGACGACCTGCTGACCAACACCCTGCTCACCGCCCGCTGCCCGGTCGTGTTCGCCCCGGCGATGCACACCGAGATGTGGGAGCACCCGGCCACCCAGGAGAACGTGGCCACGCTGCGCCGCCGCGGCGCCGTCGTCGTCGAGCCCGCCGTGGGCCGGCTCACCGGCGTCGACACCGGCAAGGGCCGGCTGCCCGACCCGGCGGAGATCTTCGAGGTGTGCCGCCGGGTGCTGGCCCGGGGCGTCACCGAGCCCGACCTCGCGGGCCGGCACGTCGTCGTCTCCGCCGGCGGCACCCGCGAACCCCTCGACCCGGTCCGCTTCCTCGGCAACCGCTCCTCCGGCAAGCAGGGCTACGCGCTCGCCCGCACCGCCGCCGCCCGGGGCGCCCGGGTGACATTGATCTCGGCCAACACCGGCCTGCCCGACCCGGCGGGGGTGGACGTCGTGCGGGTGGGCACCGCCGTCCAGCTGCGCGAGGCCGTCCTGAAGGCCGCCGCGGACGCGGACGCCGTGGTCATGGCCGCCGCCGTCGCCGACTTCCGCCCGGCCGTCTACGCCGCCGGGAAGATCAAGAAGAAGGACGGCCAGGACCCCGATCCGGTCGTCCTGGTGCGCAATCCGGACGTCCTCGCGGAGATCTCCGCCGACCGCGCCCGTCCCGGACAGGTGATCGTCGGCTTCGCCGCCGAGACCGACGACGTCCTCGCCAACGGCCGCACCAAGCTCGCCCGCAAGGGCTGCGACCTCCTCGTGGTCAACGAGGTGGGGGAGCGCAGGACCTTCGGCGCCGAGGAGAACGAGGCCGTCGTCCTGGGCGCCGACGGCAGCGAGACCCCGGTGCCGCACGGCCCCAAGGAGGCCCTCGCCGACACCGTCTGGGATCTGGTCGTACGGCGACTGGGCTAA
- the rpoZ gene encoding DNA-directed RNA polymerase subunit omega produces MSSSITAPEGIINPPIDELLEATDSKYSLVIYAAKRARQINAYYSQLGEGLLEYVGPLVDTHVHEKPLSIALREINAGLLTSEAVEGPAQ; encoded by the coding sequence GTGTCCTCTTCCATCACCGCGCCCGAGGGCATCATCAACCCGCCGATCGACGAGCTTCTCGAGGCGACCGACTCGAAGTACAGCCTCGTGATCTACGCGGCGAAGCGTGCCCGCCAGATCAACGCGTACTACTCGCAGCTCGGTGAGGGCCTCCTCGAGTACGTCGGTCCGCTCGTCGACACCCACGTCCACGAGAAGCCGCTCTCGATCGCCCTGCGCGAGATCAACGCCGGTCTGCTGACCTCCGAGGCCGTCGAGGGCCCGGCGCAGTAG
- the gmk gene encoding guanylate kinase, with translation MSERPRLTVLSGPSGVGKSTVVAHMRKEHPEVWLSVSATTRKPRPGERHGVHYFFVTDEEMDKLIANGELLEWAEFAGNRYGTPRAAVQERLENGEPVLLEIDLQGARQVRESLSDAQLVFLAPPSWEELVRRLTGRGTEPPEVIERRLTAARTELAAEPEFDVTLVNTSVEDVARELLALMDVV, from the coding sequence ATGAGTGAACGTCCGCGGCTGACCGTGCTCTCCGGCCCCTCGGGGGTCGGCAAGAGCACGGTCGTCGCCCATATGCGCAAGGAACACCCCGAGGTCTGGCTCTCGGTGTCGGCGACCACCCGCAAGCCGCGCCCCGGTGAGCGGCACGGCGTCCACTACTTCTTCGTCACCGACGAGGAGATGGACAAGCTGATCGCCAACGGCGAGCTGCTGGAGTGGGCCGAGTTCGCCGGCAACCGCTACGGCACGCCCCGCGCGGCCGTGCAGGAGCGGCTGGAGAACGGTGAACCCGTCCTGCTGGAGATCGACCTCCAGGGTGCCCGGCAGGTCCGCGAGTCCCTGTCCGACGCCCAGCTGGTGTTCCTGGCCCCGCCCTCCTGGGAGGAGCTGGTGCGCAGGCTGACCGGCCGGGGGACCGAGCCGCCGGAGGTCATCGAGCGCCGCCTGACGGCGGCGCGGACCGAGCTGGCGGCCGAGCCGGAGTTCGATGTGACCTTGGTCAACACCTCCGTCGAGGACGTGGCCCGCGAGCTGCTAGCCTTGATGGACGTTGTGTGA
- a CDS encoding integration host factor produces MALPPLTPEQRAAALEKAAAARRERAEVKNRLKHSGASLHEVIKQGQENDVIGKMKVSALLESLPGVGKVRAKQIMERLGISESRRVRGLGSNQIASLEREFGSTGS; encoded by the coding sequence GTGGCTCTTCCGCCCCTTACCCCTGAACAGCGCGCAGCCGCGCTCGAAAAGGCCGCCGCGGCTCGCCGGGAGCGGGCCGAGGTCAAGAATCGACTCAAGCACTCCGGCGCCTCCCTGCACGAGGTCATCAAGCAGGGCCAGGAGAACGACGTCATCGGCAAGATGAAGGTCTCCGCCCTCCTTGAGTCGCTGCCCGGCGTGGGCAAGGTCCGCGCCAAGCAGATCATGGAGCGTCTGGGTATCTCCGAGAGCCGCCGCGTGCGTGGTCTCGGTTCGAACCAGATCGCTTCCCTGGAGCGTGAATTCGGCAGCACCGGCTCCTGA
- the pyrF gene encoding orotidine-5'-phosphate decarboxylase produces the protein MTPLEPFGARLRRAMDERGPLCVGIDPHASLLAEWGLDDDVAGLERFSRTVVEAVADRVAVLKPQSAFFERFGSRGVAVLEKSVQEARAAGALVVMDAKRGDIGSTMAAYAEAFLHPDAPLFSDALTVSPYLGYGSLSPAVALARESGAGLFVLALTSNPEGGEVQHAVRADGRSVGATILAHLAAENAGEEPLGSFGAVVGATLGDLSSYDLGINGPLLAPGIGAQGATPADLPGVFGPAVRNVVPNVSRGVLRHGPDVSALRGAAERFAAEIQAAVAGI, from the coding sequence ATGACCCCGTTGGAGCCCTTCGGCGCCCGGCTGCGCCGCGCCATGGACGAGCGCGGCCCGTTGTGCGTCGGCATCGACCCGCACGCCTCCCTGCTCGCCGAGTGGGGCCTGGACGACGACGTCGCCGGTCTGGAGCGGTTCAGCCGCACGGTCGTCGAGGCCGTGGCCGACCGGGTGGCGGTCCTGAAGCCGCAGAGCGCCTTCTTCGAACGGTTCGGTTCGCGCGGCGTCGCCGTCCTGGAGAAGTCGGTGCAGGAGGCCCGGGCGGCCGGCGCCCTGGTCGTGATGGACGCCAAGCGCGGCGACATCGGCTCGACCATGGCCGCCTACGCCGAGGCGTTCCTGCACCCGGACGCCCCGCTGTTCTCCGACGCGCTGACCGTCTCGCCGTACCTCGGCTACGGCTCGCTCAGCCCGGCCGTCGCGCTGGCCCGGGAGAGCGGCGCCGGCCTGTTCGTGCTGGCGCTGACCTCGAACCCGGAGGGCGGCGAGGTGCAGCACGCGGTGCGTGCCGACGGGCGGAGCGTCGGGGCGACCATACTGGCCCACCTGGCGGCCGAGAACGCGGGGGAGGAGCCGCTGGGCTCCTTCGGCGCGGTCGTCGGCGCCACCCTCGGCGACCTGTCCTCCTACGACCTGGGCATCAACGGACCGCTCCTCGCGCCCGGCATCGGGGCGCAGGGCGCGACGCCGGCCGACCTTCCCGGGGTCTTCGGGCCGGCCGTCCGCAACGTCGTGCCGAACGTCAGCCGGGGTGTTCTGCGTCACGGTCCCGACGTCAGCGCGCTGCGCGGGGCGGCCGAGCGGTTCGCGGCCGAGATCCAGGCGGCCGTCGCCGGGATCTGA
- a CDS encoding quinone-dependent dihydroorotate dehydrogenase, with the protein MYTIFFKLVFQRMDPEKAHHLAFRWIRLAVRIPVLRTFLAAALAPRHKELRTEAFGLRMHGPFGLAAGFDKNAVAIDGMSMLGFDHVEIGTVTGEPQPGNPRKRLFRLVADRALINRMGFNNDGSLTVAARLATREPVFRTVVGVNIGKTKVVPETEAVADYVKSAERLAPYADYLVVNVSSPNTPGLRNLQAVDHLRPLLTAVREAADRTVANRRVPLLVKIAPDLADEDIDAVADLAVELGLDGIIATNTTIAREGLGLRSSAALVKETGGLSGAPLKERSLEVLRRLYARVGDRITLVGVGGIETAEDAWQRILAGATLVQGYSAFVYEGPFWCRSIHKGLAARLRTSPYATLADAVGADVRKPA; encoded by the coding sequence ATGTACACCATCTTCTTCAAGCTGGTCTTCCAGCGCATGGACCCCGAGAAGGCCCACCACCTGGCCTTCCGGTGGATCCGCCTCGCCGTCCGCATCCCCGTGCTGCGCACCTTCCTGGCGGCCGCCCTCGCGCCCCGCCACAAGGAACTGCGCACGGAGGCCTTCGGGCTGCGCATGCACGGCCCCTTCGGGCTCGCCGCCGGCTTCGACAAGAACGCCGTCGCCATCGACGGGATGTCGATGCTGGGCTTCGACCACGTCGAGATCGGCACGGTGACGGGCGAGCCGCAGCCCGGCAACCCCAGGAAGCGGCTGTTCCGCCTGGTCGCGGACCGTGCGCTGATCAACCGCATGGGCTTCAACAACGACGGCTCCCTGACCGTGGCGGCCCGTCTGGCGACCCGTGAGCCGGTCTTCAGGACGGTGGTCGGCGTCAACATCGGCAAGACCAAGGTCGTCCCCGAGACGGAGGCCGTCGCCGACTACGTGAAGTCCGCCGAGCGCCTCGCGCCGTACGCGGACTACCTGGTCGTCAACGTCTCCTCGCCGAACACGCCCGGGCTGCGCAACCTCCAGGCGGTGGACCACCTGCGCCCGCTGCTCACCGCCGTGCGCGAGGCCGCCGACCGCACGGTCGCGAACCGCCGCGTCCCGTTGCTGGTGAAGATCGCCCCCGACCTCGCCGACGAGGACATCGACGCGGTCGCCGACCTCGCCGTGGAGCTGGGCCTGGACGGCATCATCGCCACCAACACCACCATCGCGCGCGAGGGCCTCGGCCTGCGGTCCTCCGCCGCGCTGGTCAAGGAGACCGGCGGCCTGTCCGGCGCCCCGCTCAAGGAGCGCTCCCTGGAGGTCCTGCGCCGCCTGTACGCGCGCGTGGGCGACCGGATCACCCTGGTGGGCGTCGGCGGCATCGAGACCGCCGAGGACGCCTGGCAGCGCATCCTGGCCGGTGCCACGCTGGTCCAGGGGTACAGCGCCTTCGTCTACGAGGGCCCGTTCTGGTGCCGGTCCATCCACAAGGGCCTCGCCGCCCGCCTGCGCACCAGCCCGTACGCCACCCTCGCCGACGCGGTCGGCGCCGACGTGAGGAAGCCCGCATGA